A window of Fragaria vesca subsp. vesca linkage group LG7, FraVesHawaii_1.0, whole genome shotgun sequence contains these coding sequences:
- the LOC101298740 gene encoding germin-like protein 9-3-like: MALRNFAVLILALSLATTERAIAGDPDIVSDFIMPPNNTKVDGRFFTYTKFRGIFDGVPETFKVTKASLTEFPALDGQSVSYAVLQFPANGGVNPPHTHPRSSELLFLVAGFLEVGFVDTKNVLYTQKLRVGDMFVFPKGLVHYQYNSRPDIPAIAVSAFGSANAGTVSVPLSVFATGIDDEILAKSFKTDVHTIEKIKAGLAPHK; this comes from the coding sequence ATGGCCTTGAGAAATTTTGCAGTACTAATACTAGCACTTTCCCTGGCCACTACTGAAAGGGCCATAGCAGGTGATCCTGATATCGTTTCTGACTTTATAATGCCGCCAAATAACACCAAAGTTGATGGAAGATTTTTCACTTACACTAAATTCCGTGGAATATTCGATGGAGTTCCTGAAACCTTTAAGGTCACAAAAGCTTCCTTGACTGAATTCCCTGCTCTTGATGGCCAGAGTGTGTCATATGCGGTGCTTCAGTTTCCTGCAAATGGTGGAGTAAACCCTCCTCACACGCACCCTCGCTCATCTGAACTTTTGTTCCTTGTTGCTGGTTTCTTGGAAGTAGGGTTTGTCGACACAAAGAACGTTCTGTATACTCAAAAGCTTAGAGTTGGAGACATGTTTGTGTTTCCAAAGGGACTAGTCCACTATCAGTATAACTCACGTCCTGACATCCCAGCCATTGCTGTTTCAGCATTTGGAAGTGCAAATGCCGGAACAGTTTCAGTGCCACTGTCAGTGTTTGCCACTGGGATTGACGATGAGATCCTCGCTAAATCATTCAAGACTGATGTGCATACCATTGAGAAGATCAAGGCTGGCCTTGCCCCTCATAAATGA
- the LOC101298161 gene encoding uncharacterized protein LOC101298161, translated as MMEKSAAEMESDNSEMDSDTSEMMEKSSADSDTSMDDTTYGYGSITVVFEEEGLCKEEDMKHVWKKEVEAVFEAKGLSCELKWDEKQMTVSASKRTHLMDTTIVFRAGRALYVLACGLSTQWVEPIVSGEIYTAVIEVRPPEGTTEDAFSIKYREFRDKVERKFELSQKLSCFILYHSAAVVVLSDKERSPSIISNLVDCCLMGDDPFDEDHFHELFLDE; from the exons ATGATGGAAAAGAGCGCGGCGGAGATGGAGAGCGACAACAGTGAGATGGATAGCGATACCAGTGAGATGATGGAAAAGAGCTCGGCGGATAGCGATACCAGTATGGACGATACTACATACGGATACGGATCCATCACCGTCGTATTCGAGGAGGAGGGTCTCTGCA AAGAAGAGGATATGAAGCATGTCTGGAAGAAAGAGGTGGAAGCAGTGTTTGAAGCTAAGGGCCTTTCATGCGAATTGAAGTGGGATGAGAAACAGATGACTGTCAGTGCATCAAAACGTACACATCTTATGGACACCACCATCGTTTTCAGGGCTGGGCGTGCTCTCTATGTTCTGGCTTGTGGTCTCAGCACTCAATGG GTTGAACCGATCGTCTCTGGGGAAATCTATACTGCTGTCATTGAAGTTAGACCGCCAGAGGGCACGACTGAG GATGCTTTTTCAATCAAGTATCGTGAATTCAGAGACAAAGTTGAACGCAAATTT GAACTATCTCAGAAGCTGTCCTGCTTTATTCTTTATCAT TCTGCAGCTGTCGTTGTTCTTTCCGATAAAGAGAGGTCACCCAGTATAATAAGTAATCTTGTGGATTGCTGTCTAATGGGTGATGATCCTTTTGACGAAGATCATTTTCATGAATTGTTCCTTGATGAATAA
- the LOC101301337 gene encoding exonuclease 1-like — protein MGIGNGSELLDSFGDAVKRGIPLDSLVNEGITNVGVDTTHRLVIAKSRLQAHQRRGHSLVSEGLTNDELHAEYFMDDCCKNVDVLRQNGLDPILVFDGNATPLKTKIMELRRAIREENKKKNKNTSKKKHPADSAFSARNIQSYKWPVQRYIPDRSNVCKWLIKKGIQFFVAPYEADAQLTHLASKKIIDAIITIDSDLIAFGCGKRLKEAKDAYKNFTPHKLLEMSIIIGCDYLPNLAGIGIAKAPEKVAKADYKQ, from the exons ATGGGGATAGGAAACGGAAGCGAATTGTTGGATAGCTTTGGAGACGCAGTAAAAAGAGGCATTCCCCTAGATAGTTTGGTCAACGAAGGCATTACGAATGTTGGGGTTGACACCACTCATAGGCTTGTGATCGCGAAGAGTCGACTTCAGGCTCACCAAAGGAGAGGCCACTCCTTGGTCAGTGAGGGCCTTACGAATGATGAACT GCATGCAGAATATTTCATGGATGATTGTTGTAAGAATGTTGATGTACTGAGGCAGAATGGACTTGATCCTATTTTGGTGTTTGATGGGAATGCTACACCTTTAAAGACCAAAAT AATGGAGCTGAGGAGAGCGATACGTGAGGAAAACAAGAAGAAGAATAAAAACACAAGTAAGAAAAAGCATCCAGCTGATAGTGCTTTTAGTGCCCGAAATATTCAAAGTTACAAGTGGCCAGTTCAAAGATACATTCCTGACAGATCCAACGTATGCAAG TGGTTGATAAAGAAAGGAATACAATTCTTTGTAGCTCCGTACGAAGCGGATGCCCAATTGACACACTTGGCAAGCAAGAAAATAATAGATGCCATCATCACTATTGATTCAGACCTTATAGCATTTGGATGTGGAAAA CGGTTAAAAGAAGCGAAGGATGCCTACAAAAACTTTACGCCACACAAGCTTTTAGAAATGTCAATTATAATTGGTTGCGACTATTTACCAAATTTGGCAGGCATAGGCATTGCAAAAGCTCCCGAAAAGGTTGCGAAGGCTGATTACAAGCAGTGA